The marine bacterium B5-7 genome includes a region encoding these proteins:
- a CDS encoding O-methyltransferase, with protein MSDTTLNLSAAVYSYLKTNSLREPNILGQLRHETNKRFQDRMQISPEQGQFMRLLIDILNAKKTLDIGTFTGYSALAVALSLPENGKVIACDTSIEWTDLAKQFWEMGKVADKIELKLAPATQTLDGLLTNGEQSTFDFAFIDADKQNYITYYEKSLALLRTGGLIAIDNVLWGGKVADLSIQDEDTVAIRKLNSFILNDERVTLSMLPVGDGLTLVRKK; from the coding sequence ATGTCAGACACAACACTCAACTTAAGCGCTGCAGTTTATTCATATCTAAAAACCAACTCTCTGAGAGAGCCTAATATATTAGGACAGCTACGCCATGAAACAAATAAAAGGTTTCAAGATAGAATGCAAATATCCCCTGAACAAGGACAGTTTATGCGTTTATTAATAGACATTCTAAATGCAAAAAAGACGCTGGATATTGGCACGTTTACGGGATACAGCGCACTCGCAGTCGCTTTATCTCTACCCGAAAACGGCAAAGTCATTGCCTGTGACACTAGCATCGAGTGGACTGATTTAGCTAAGCAATTTTGGGAAATGGGAAAAGTTGCTGACAAAATTGAACTGAAGCTAGCCCCTGCCACACAAACCTTAGACGGCTTACTAACGAATGGCGAGCAAAGCACATTTGACTTTGCTTTTATCGATGCCGATAAACAGAATTATATTACTTATTATGAAAAATCGTTAGCGTTGCTACGTACAGGTGGTTTAATTGCTATTGATAATGTTCTATGGGGTGGAAAAGTGGCTGACCTAAGCATACAGGACGAAGATACTGTCGCTATTCGCAAACTCAATTCATTCATTCTGAATGATGAACGAGTAACCCTCAGCATGTTACCAGTCGGTGATGGGTTGACCTTAGTTCGCAAAAAGTAA
- the oxyR gene encoding LysR family transcriptional regulator has translation MLPSAAELEYFIEVSAALNLSRASERLGISQPSLSLAVKRLEKSVGTPLFIRHKQGVTLTQAGKQLLAHVRQLLQYWENTKSQALASQQEVQGYFTLGCHSTIAMHMVSGFLADLLENHTKLEIHLKHDISRRITEQVINLSIDIGIVVNPLKHPDLIIKKLCDDEVTFWVGEGAREIQKPCSKQAIILCDPDLTQTQSLLKKCKKTGIPADRIMTMNSLEVVANLTANGCGIGILPSRVAMSMYPGKLKRVSKAPVYSDEVCLIYRNENRSVEAIQVIINRIQDFFK, from the coding sequence ATGCTTCCATCAGCCGCTGAGCTTGAGTACTTTATTGAAGTATCCGCCGCCTTAAATTTATCACGTGCATCAGAGAGGCTTGGTATTAGTCAGCCATCATTGAGTTTAGCGGTAAAACGCTTGGAGAAATCTGTTGGCACGCCGCTTTTTATTCGCCATAAACAGGGGGTTACTTTAACGCAGGCTGGGAAACAATTGCTGGCTCATGTCAGACAATTGCTGCAATATTGGGAAAACACTAAATCGCAAGCCTTAGCGTCTCAACAAGAAGTGCAGGGTTATTTTACCTTAGGTTGTCACTCCACCATTGCGATGCATATGGTGTCAGGTTTTTTAGCTGATTTATTGGAGAATCATACAAAGTTAGAAATACATTTAAAACATGATATTTCTCGGCGGATCACGGAGCAAGTCATTAATTTGTCAATTGATATTGGTATCGTGGTGAATCCACTGAAGCATCCTGATCTCATTATTAAAAAACTTTGTGATGACGAGGTTACTTTTTGGGTGGGTGAAGGGGCGCGTGAAATACAGAAACCTTGCTCTAAGCAAGCAATCATCTTGTGTGATCCTGATTTGACACAGACGCAGTCATTATTAAAAAAATGTAAAAAAACAGGGATTCCTGCTGATCGTATAATGACGATGAATAGTTTGGAGGTTGTGGCAAATTTGACGGCGAATGGTTGTGGTATTGGCATTCTCCCTAGTAGAGTTGCAATGTCGATGTATCCTGGCAAGCTTAAACGTGTTTCTAAGGCGCCCGTTTATTCTGATGAGGTGTGTTTAATTTACCGAAATGAAAATAGAAGTGTAGAAGCGATCCAAGTTATTATTAATAGAATACAAGATTTTTTTAAGTAG
- the smpB gene encoding SsrA-binding protein: MTKKNRKKTLSSSDIAVNRKARFNYAIEDTMEAGLVLQGWEVKSLRAGHAQLSESYISIKRNEAWLIGSHVTPLKTASTHIKPDPIRERKLLLHRHQINQLLGLAKQAGYTMVPLKLYWHKGRAKCLVGYAKGKKQHDKRETLKQRDWDRSKQRILRGR, encoded by the coding sequence ATGACCAAGAAAAACCGAAAAAAGACCCTATCAAGCAGCGACATTGCCGTCAATCGCAAAGCACGATTTAATTATGCGATTGAAGACACCATGGAAGCTGGACTGGTACTACAAGGTTGGGAAGTGAAAAGCCTAAGGGCCGGCCATGCCCAACTGTCAGAGAGCTACATCAGCATCAAACGCAATGAAGCATGGCTGATTGGTTCACATGTAACGCCACTGAAAACTGCTAGCACGCACATCAAGCCCGACCCTATCCGCGAGCGTAAACTTCTATTACATCGCCATCAAATCAATCAGTTGCTGGGCTTGGCCAAACAAGCCGGTTACACCATGGTGCCGCTGAAGCTCTATTGGCATAAGGGGCGCGCAAAATGCTTGGTGGGCTACGCCAAGGGTAAAAAGCAGCATGATAAGCGAGAAACGCTCAAACAACGTGACTGGGATCGGAGTAAACAGCGTATTTTACGCGGAAGGTAG
- a CDS encoding MATE family efflux transporter, with product MNNQQATIWQALWLTFRYAVPLMFTTGIVTFSNFLGMTMVAHLGILPFAASSLGAVIYTGLVCVFWGITTGGSIIVSHQYGAHDIKAIGQVLGQQINQAVLLCIPAWLLIASAPLLLNLLNEPVQLVSQVKLYLYPLFLAMPADFLGFSLEQFYIGVGKPRYAVLMNTVWLIVAAFFNYVFIFGQFGFPNLALAGVTWGLTCGLWAMFLCGVVILVVDQDFRPYLRHLSFKSFKWLKALWRVGWPLGVVFLIEIGCFNAITLLMSKINIFALAAYQLTMQFDFLIISVMFGFSSAVTVLIGHAIGANEQSRLLKLCFSGALLALVFASVPAGVIYFHPKWFIALDFKVHAKQNITIVALSVNFLKIMTAFIVIESFRLLVIGILRGMKKTQCLVYASVIFLGVSLGFGAYFGLVRHFGAESILWSFITGSVLSTLLLLTFLFVKMQALFKEEKTPCTKSIEAPL from the coding sequence ATGAATAATCAACAAGCTACCATCTGGCAGGCACTCTGGCTTACATTTAGGTATGCCGTGCCACTGATGTTCACAACAGGGATTGTCACCTTTTCCAATTTTCTTGGCATGACCATGGTGGCTCATCTGGGGATATTACCTTTTGCGGCGAGTAGTTTAGGTGCAGTTATCTATACCGGTTTGGTCTGTGTTTTTTGGGGTATTACGACCGGTGGTTCAATTATTGTTTCTCATCAATATGGTGCGCATGATATCAAAGCCATTGGGCAAGTGCTGGGTCAACAGATAAATCAAGCTGTATTGTTGTGTATACCTGCTTGGCTATTGATTGCATCCGCGCCTTTATTGCTAAATTTGTTGAATGAACCGGTACAATTAGTTTCACAGGTAAAACTGTATCTTTACCCACTGTTTCTTGCGATGCCGGCGGACTTCTTGGGCTTTTCTTTAGAGCAGTTTTACATCGGTGTAGGTAAGCCTCGCTACGCTGTGCTCATGAATACGGTGTGGTTAATAGTAGCGGCATTTTTTAACTACGTTTTTATCTTTGGTCAATTTGGTTTCCCAAACTTAGCGCTTGCAGGGGTGACTTGGGGATTAACCTGTGGATTGTGGGCTATGTTCCTCTGCGGCGTTGTTATTTTAGTTGTCGATCAGGATTTTCGCCCCTATTTGCGTCATCTAAGTTTTAAATCATTTAAATGGTTGAAAGCGTTATGGCGTGTGGGATGGCCACTGGGCGTGGTATTTTTGATTGAAATAGGCTGTTTTAACGCGATAACCCTCTTGATGAGCAAAATTAATATATTCGCATTAGCGGCCTATCAGTTAACGATGCAGTTTGATTTTTTAATTATTTCAGTGATGTTTGGTTTTTCAAGTGCAGTGACCGTACTCATTGGCCATGCGATAGGTGCAAATGAACAATCACGTTTATTGAAGCTCTGTTTTTCGGGCGCGCTATTGGCGCTAGTGTTTGCTAGTGTTCCTGCAGGGGTAATTTATTTTCATCCGAAATGGTTTATTGCCTTAGACTTTAAAGTTCATGCCAAACAAAATATTACCATCGTTGCGTTGAGTGTGAATTTTTTGAAAATAATGACGGCTTTCATTGTGATTGAAAGCTTTCGCTTACTTGTTATCGGGATATTGCGTGGGATGAAGAAAACACAATGTTTGGTGTATGCAAGCGTTATATTCTTAGGCGTTAGTTTAGGCTTTGGCGCATACTTCGGTCTCGTGCGGCACTTTGGTGCAGAGAGCATTCTATGGAGCTTTATTACGGGCTCAGTGCTGAGCACCTTATTGCTATTAACGTTCCTTTTTGTCAAAATGCAAGCGCTATTTAAAGAAGAGAAAACACCATGCACCAAGTCAATCGAAGCGCCATTATAA
- a CDS encoding ubiquinone-binding protein translates to MHQVNRSAIITASPETVFKLVDDFSAYETFLPWCTHSEEVSREANKAVGRLEINAAGMRQSFTTENTLTPFQQIEMQLVEGPFSHLHGIWGFKDLNGEGCEVTLNLSFKFSNGLLDTAFAPFFNRAIDSMVDAFCQHAQSVSSS, encoded by the coding sequence ATGCACCAAGTCAATCGAAGCGCCATTATAACGGCATCACCAGAAACGGTTTTTAAATTGGTTGATGATTTTAGCGCGTACGAAACGTTTTTGCCGTGGTGTACGCACAGCGAAGAAGTCTCCCGAGAGGCTAACAAAGCCGTGGGTCGCCTAGAAATTAACGCAGCAGGTATGCGCCAATCATTTACTACAGAAAATACACTCACGCCTTTTCAACAAATTGAAATGCAATTAGTGGAAGGGCCGTTTAGTCATTTGCATGGTATCTGGGGCTTTAAAGACTTAAATGGCGAAGGATGTGAAGTCACGTTAAATCTTTCTTTTAAGTTTTCAAATGGTTTGTTAGATACCGCATTCGCGCCATTTTTCAATCGAGCAATTGACAGCATGGTGGATGCGTTTTGTCAGCATGCACAATCTGTGAGTTCATCATGA
- a CDS encoding UPF0125 protein encodes MKVELVYIPEDATKQFFEAIEVPVGASVRQAIELSAVLAQYPDINLSENTVGIFSKRCSLDTKLQDGDRIEIYRPLIIDPKDARRLRAEKKEAE; translated from the coding sequence ATGAAAGTGGAACTGGTTTATATTCCTGAAGATGCGACAAAGCAATTTTTTGAAGCCATTGAGGTGCCAGTCGGTGCATCCGTGCGTCAAGCCATTGAATTATCTGCTGTGTTAGCACAATATCCTGATATTAACCTCAGTGAAAATACCGTCGGTATTTTTTCAAAGCGCTGCAGCCTAGACACAAAACTACAAGATGGCGATCGCATTGAAATTTATCGCCCCTTAATCATTGACCCGAAAGATGCTAGACGTTTGAGGGCTGAGAAGAAAGAGGCCGAATAG
- the fur gene encoding transcriptional repressor — translation MDNQDLRNAGLKVTVPRMKILQILENAEERHLSAEDIYRKLLEAGEEVGLATVYRVLTQFESAGLIARHHFEGGHSVFEMNEGEHHDHLVCVKCGKVLEFVDATIEQKQEDIAKANGFRMTDHNLIIYGECQRCQV, via the coding sequence ATGGATAATCAAGATTTACGAAATGCCGGATTAAAAGTGACCGTGCCGCGCATGAAAATTCTGCAGATTCTAGAAAATGCTGAAGAGCGGCATCTGAGTGCAGAGGATATTTACCGTAAATTGCTAGAGGCTGGGGAAGAAGTGGGCTTGGCGACAGTGTATCGCGTGTTAACCCAATTTGAATCGGCAGGCTTGATTGCTCGGCATCATTTTGAGGGAGGTCATTCCGTATTCGAAATGAACGAAGGTGAGCATCATGATCATTTGGTTTGTGTGAAGTGTGGCAAAGTGCTTGAGTTTGTCGATGCAACCATAGAGCAAAAGCAAGAAGATATTGCTAAAGCCAATGGTTTTAGAATGACGGATCACAACTTGATTATTTATGGTGAATGTCAACGCTGCCAAGTATAA
- a CDS encoding spore maturation protein A, giving the protein MLNWIWIGMMLVAVICGTITGRLDQVVKSITDSASFSVTLALGLIGVMALWMGIMRIAEQAGLIRALARLLRPIMTRLFPDIPADHPAMGEMVLNIAANMLGLVNAATPFGLRAMKTLETLNPFPGTASNAMCMFLTINTSSVQLIPTTAIAFLAAGGDPQPTRIIFTALFATMISTIVGVTAAKCLEKCKRFQIRESH; this is encoded by the coding sequence ATGCTCAATTGGATTTGGATAGGGATGATGCTTGTCGCAGTCATTTGTGGCACGATTACTGGGCGTTTAGATCAAGTTGTTAAATCTATTACAGACTCTGCAAGCTTTTCTGTCACGTTGGCGTTAGGTTTGATTGGTGTGATGGCTTTGTGGATGGGTATTATGCGCATTGCAGAGCAGGCAGGTTTGATTCGCGCTTTGGCACGCTTACTCAGACCTATCATGACGCGTTTATTTCCGGATATCCCCGCGGATCATCCAGCCATGGGTGAAATGGTATTAAACATCGCGGCAAATATGCTGGGTCTAGTTAATGCAGCGACGCCCTTTGGTTTACGTGCAATGAAAACCTTAGAAACACTGAACCCTTTTCCGGGGACTGCCAGTAATGCGATGTGTATGTTCTTAACGATCAATACGTCCAGTGTACAACTGATCCCAACGACAGCGATTGCTTTTTTAGCGGCAGGTGGTGATCCACAACCAACACGTATTATTTTCACCGCATTATTTGCAACAATGATTTCTACCATTGTGGGTGTAACGGCAGCGAAATGCTTGGAGAAATGCAAACGTTTTCAAATTAGAGAGTCTCACTAA
- the spmB gene encoding spore maturation protein B, producing the protein MHLQTLTQAISNGLFLLMVVGIPAIASLRKVPVFESFVEGGKEGFEITIKLIPYLVAMMVAIGMLRASGAFDLLTHALAPLLNKLHVPADLVPLALMRPFSGAGSNGILANIIQTHGGNSMVSHMGATLMGSTETTFYVIAVYFGSVGIKRTRHAVVAGLLADAAGIIASIWICLRVFH; encoded by the coding sequence ATGCATTTACAAACGTTAACACAAGCCATTTCGAATGGATTATTTTTGCTGATGGTCGTGGGGATCCCCGCGATTGCTAGCTTACGAAAAGTCCCAGTGTTTGAAAGTTTTGTTGAAGGTGGCAAAGAAGGGTTTGAAATTACAATTAAACTGATTCCGTACTTAGTCGCGATGATGGTTGCCATCGGTATGTTACGTGCCTCGGGTGCATTCGACTTATTAACCCATGCGCTGGCACCGCTTCTTAATAAATTACACGTGCCTGCAGATTTAGTCCCACTTGCGCTGATGCGACCATTCTCTGGTGCGGGCTCGAATGGTATTTTAGCGAATATTATTCAAACCCACGGTGGTAATAGCATGGTGTCACACATGGGCGCGACCTTGATGGGTAGCACAGAAACAACCTTTTACGTCATTGCCGTTTACTTCGGTTCGGTTGGTATTAAGCGCACACGACATGCTGTTGTCGCAGGATTATTGGCAGATGCAGCAGGCATTATCGCGTCGATTTGGATTTGTTTGCGGGTTTTTCATTAG
- a CDS encoding oligopeptide transporter, OPT family protein: MSNQPTQANLPELTLKVIILAIILALVLGIANTYLALKIGLLTSASIPAAILSMGILRFFKGANILENNLVQTCASAGEAIAGGVVYTVPALIIIHSWTDFPYWETCLIALLGGLLGVLFSIPLRRILLKEPLLNFPEARAITAVLQASSIGKTRVTDMLLGGCFGALFQLAQNGFKLISNQFQIWFTRGNTLYGFGFGFSTTMIGAGYLIGFPVSLSIFVGAILGWIIGIPAISYYHNVHHHDVILNATQLWNSHIRYIGIGAMLLAGLWTLLSIIKPFWQSVVQSLQKSCQRKTLATLRTEQDLPGWFVLSGIFVCLLATYMLFHTMFASTHLFTTGFYVTCVFYVLFVGFIASTICGYFSGLVGVSASPGSSVIIASLLMAALILKNVYAHASADTLHHAAAMAILLGAMITGAAAVANDNMQDLKVGQLIGATPWKQQLMLIIGAVVASLVIPLVMQVLFNLYGIANVLPHPGMDPTQALMAPPAALMASITQGVFTGHMPWRMVITGFSVIACIIILNRILSSLKWPALSVLGVAIGIYLPFTTTTPIFLGGLLAYFCDKRWKKRGLMQSVRGKQNGLLLACGLIAGAALMDVAIAIPMAWLHNPDALDVFPVSWHSLGPYLGVVTMCVLGAWFYWTTGMED; the protein is encoded by the coding sequence ATGTCAAACCAGCCCACGCAAGCAAATTTACCCGAGCTCACATTAAAAGTAATCATCCTGGCTATTATTTTGGCATTGGTCTTAGGGATCGCCAATACCTACCTGGCACTCAAAATTGGTTTGTTAACATCTGCATCGATTCCTGCAGCCATTTTATCGATGGGCATTCTGAGATTTTTTAAAGGCGCTAATATTTTAGAAAATAATCTCGTGCAAACCTGTGCTTCTGCCGGTGAGGCCATCGCTGGTGGTGTCGTCTACACCGTACCAGCCCTCATCATTATTCATTCCTGGACAGATTTCCCGTACTGGGAAACTTGCTTGATTGCATTGCTAGGTGGGTTACTCGGTGTCTTATTTTCGATTCCATTGCGTCGCATTTTATTGAAGGAGCCGTTGCTTAATTTTCCAGAAGCACGTGCTATCACCGCTGTATTGCAAGCTTCCTCCATCGGAAAAACGCGCGTTACCGATATGTTACTCGGTGGCTGCTTTGGCGCATTGTTTCAGCTGGCGCAAAATGGTTTCAAACTGATTTCCAATCAATTCCAAATCTGGTTCACGCGCGGCAATACGCTATATGGCTTTGGTTTTGGGTTTTCAACAACCATGATTGGTGCGGGTTATTTAATTGGATTTCCGGTCTCGCTCAGTATTTTTGTCGGTGCCATTCTTGGTTGGATTATTGGGATCCCCGCTATCAGTTACTATCATAACGTCCATCACCATGATGTTATTCTTAATGCAACACAACTGTGGAACTCGCACATTCGCTACATCGGCATCGGCGCCATGCTACTCGCGGGATTGTGGACTTTACTCAGTATTATTAAACCTTTCTGGCAAAGTGTGGTGCAATCCCTACAGAAATCATGCCAACGCAAAACACTGGCCACGCTTCGTACCGAGCAAGACCTACCCGGTTGGTTTGTGCTTTCTGGTATTTTCGTCTGTTTGTTGGCGACCTACATGTTGTTTCACACCATGTTTGCATCAACACATTTGTTTACTACTGGATTTTATGTCACTTGTGTCTTCTACGTATTATTTGTTGGTTTTATCGCATCAACCATTTGCGGTTATTTTTCAGGTTTAGTGGGCGTGTCAGCAAGCCCCGGTTCTTCCGTGATTATTGCTAGCTTATTAATGGCGGCCTTAATTCTAAAAAATGTCTATGCACATGCTTCAGCGGATACACTACATCACGCAGCTGCTATGGCCATCTTACTGGGCGCCATGATTACGGGTGCCGCAGCTGTCGCCAATGACAATATGCAAGACTTGAAAGTTGGCCAGCTCATTGGCGCAACTCCTTGGAAGCAACAGCTCATGCTTATTATTGGTGCCGTTGTCGCATCCTTGGTTATTCCGCTGGTGATGCAAGTACTCTTTAACCTTTATGGTATTGCAAATGTGTTACCGCACCCGGGGATGGATCCAACGCAAGCACTCATGGCCCCGCCTGCTGCGTTGATGGCAAGTATCACACAAGGCGTATTCACCGGTCACATGCCTTGGCGTATGGTCATCACAGGCTTTTCTGTGATTGCCTGCATCATCATACTCAATCGTATTTTAAGCAGCTTAAAATGGCCTGCATTGTCTGTATTAGGTGTCGCCATAGGGATCTATTTACCGTTCACGACAACAACACCGATCTTCTTGGGAGGATTGCTTGCCTACTTCTGCGATAAACGCTGGAAGAAACGTGGCTTAATGCAATCCGTGCGCGGCAAACAAAATGGTTTACTACTTGCTTGTGGTTTAATTGCCGGCGCGGCATTAATGGATGTCGCCATTGCCATTCCCATGGCATGGCTGCATAACCCCGATGCATTAGATGTTTTCCCCGTCAGCTGGCATAGCCTGGGACCTTACTTAGGTGTGGTCACGATGTGTGTGTTGGGGGCATGGTTTTATTGGACGACTGGGATGGAAGATTAA
- a CDS encoding A/G-specific adenine glycosylase, with product MTFHFSKALLAWFDQRGRTHLPWQQDKTPYRVWVSEIMLQQTQVNTVIDYYQRFMARFPDVTSLANAPIDDVLALWAGLGYYTRAKNLHWAAQLVCDEHEGIFPETQEGLIQLPGIGRSTAAAISSICFGERVAIMDGNVRRVLARFHALEGDPSLSAVTKQLWTLAEKHLPEERIGDYTQAIMDLGAMVCTRTKPDCLACPMHANCEAFKTERIAEFPGKKRKKIIPERSTVMLMLVQEKKQSVMLIQRPLKGLWGGLYTLPEVDADVDLEKYCWDTWRIKLLHHEACASFRHTFTHFHLDITPVYAVVDAATAPPRETWYDLNKSLTVGVAKPVRTLITYLERKLCPTKFTV from the coding sequence ATGACATTTCATTTTTCTAAAGCCTTATTGGCATGGTTCGATCAGCGTGGTCGAACCCACTTGCCATGGCAGCAGGATAAAACACCTTACCGTGTCTGGGTGTCTGAAATCATGCTGCAGCAAACCCAAGTTAATACGGTGATTGATTATTACCAGCGTTTTATGGCGCGTTTTCCTGATGTGACGTCATTAGCTAATGCACCCATTGATGATGTATTAGCCCTCTGGGCTGGATTGGGGTATTACACGCGCGCGAAAAATTTACACTGGGCTGCGCAGCTTGTTTGTGATGAGCATGAAGGTATTTTTCCTGAGACACAGGAAGGATTAATACAGTTACCTGGTATTGGACGCTCAACGGCAGCGGCCATAAGTTCAATTTGTTTTGGGGAACGTGTCGCTATCATGGATGGCAATGTACGTCGTGTGTTGGCGCGCTTTCATGCGCTTGAGGGAGATCCTTCTTTATCTGCAGTGACCAAACAGCTTTGGACTCTAGCAGAAAAACATTTACCGGAAGAGCGAATTGGTGACTATACGCAAGCGATTATGGATTTAGGCGCGATGGTTTGTACACGAACAAAGCCAGACTGTCTGGCTTGTCCGATGCATGCCAATTGCGAAGCCTTTAAAACCGAACGTATTGCAGAATTTCCTGGGAAAAAACGCAAAAAAATTATTCCAGAAAGAAGTACAGTGATGTTAATGTTGGTGCAAGAAAAAAAACAATCGGTCATGTTAATACAACGCCCACTGAAAGGCTTGTGGGGTGGTTTGTATACCTTGCCGGAGGTTGATGCTGATGTTGATTTGGAGAAATACTGTTGGGATACTTGGCGGATAAAGTTATTGCACCATGAAGCGTGCGCCTCTTTTCGTCATACCTTTACACATTTTCATTTAGATATTACACCCGTGTATGCCGTTGTTGATGCAGCTACTGCACCGCCTAGAGAAACCTGGTATGATCTCAACAAGTCGCTAACGGTTGGTGTTGCTAAGCCTGTGCGAACGCTGATTACTTATTTGGAAAGAAAATTATGTCCCACGAAGTTCACTGTATAA
- a CDS encoding putative Fe(2+)-trafficking protein yields the protein MSHEVHCIKLDKTLPGLDFQPYPGEMGERIHKQVSAEAWQLWLAHQTMVINENRLNLLDASTRAFLEQEMQKFFFSGEEIEKPAGYTPEEES from the coding sequence ATGTCCCACGAAGTTCACTGTATAAAACTCGACAAGACCTTGCCAGGTTTAGATTTTCAGCCATATCCTGGCGAAATGGGCGAACGCATTCATAAGCAAGTATCAGCAGAAGCGTGGCAGCTGTGGTTGGCGCATCAAACCATGGTCATTAATGAAAACCGTTTAAATTTGCTGGATGCTTCAACCAGAGCATTTCTTGAACAAGAAATGCAAAAATTCTTCTTTTCGGGCGAAGAAATTGAAAAACCTGCAGGATATACGCCCGAAGAAGAGAGCTAA
- a CDS encoding ATP-dependent DNA helicase RecG, giving the protein MLNKQHHHTIQSGEGLKTEFKLCQKNLSKSLFESICAFLNRIGGQIFLGVADNGSIIGLEATTIKKIKRDFSTAINNPQKLSPSFYLSLEEIEIEEKTILYLCVPESSQVHRCNNRIYDRNEDGDFDITDQQYSVTSLYIRKQSNYTENTIYPYASLADLREDLLTKVRKIVSLQRKGHPWQNLDDHELLESARLMGIDYQTGKSGITLAGILLFGKDNTILSVLPHHKTDAILRKKKIDRYDDRDDIRTNLIESYDRLLHFGQKHLPDPFYLEKDKRMSVRDIILREVIGNLLIHREFTNPFPAKFIIDNQHFYTENSNKPHHFGIVNPVSFSPHPKNPIIAKVFREIGLADELGSGVRKLFQYSATFCGNNPQLEEGDIFRFQLSLTEQVTGQASGQVTGQATGQVTGQASNSSVATILQYCRQARKASEIQALLGLKHRETFQDNHLKPILNQQLLSLTIPEKPRSPAQQYKITAEGKAWLEKTNHLGLLEE; this is encoded by the coding sequence ATGTTAAACAAACAACATCACCACACCATTCAATCGGGAGAAGGACTAAAAACAGAGTTCAAACTGTGCCAGAAAAACTTGAGCAAAAGTTTATTTGAAAGCATATGTGCTTTTCTCAATCGGATCGGTGGCCAAATTTTTCTTGGTGTCGCTGATAATGGTAGCATTATTGGACTTGAAGCCACCACCATCAAAAAAATAAAACGTGATTTTTCTACCGCCATCAATAATCCCCAGAAACTTAGTCCTTCATTTTATTTGTCACTCGAAGAAATAGAAATAGAGGAAAAAACTATTCTTTACCTTTGTGTACCTGAAAGTTCTCAAGTACATCGTTGCAACAATCGAATTTACGACAGGAATGAAGATGGCGATTTCGATATCACTGATCAGCAATATTCTGTTACCTCTCTGTATATAAGAAAACAGTCGAACTATACAGAAAATACAATTTATCCCTATGCATCATTGGCTGATTTAAGAGAAGATTTACTAACTAAAGTAAGAAAAATCGTCTCACTTCAGCGCAAGGGGCATCCTTGGCAGAATCTAGATGATCATGAGCTACTTGAGAGTGCACGGTTAATGGGGATTGATTATCAAACGGGAAAATCTGGCATCACGCTGGCGGGTATTTTATTATTTGGCAAAGACAATACTATTTTATCCGTGTTACCACATCATAAAACAGATGCAATTTTACGAAAAAAGAAGATCGATCGCTACGATGATAGAGATGATATCCGAACAAACCTAATTGAAAGCTACGACCGCCTACTACATTTTGGTCAGAAACATCTACCCGATCCATTTTATTTAGAAAAAGATAAACGCATGAGTGTGCGTGACATTATTTTAAGAGAGGTAATTGGCAACCTACTTATTCACCGAGAATTCACCAATCCATTTCCCGCTAAATTTATCATCGATAACCAGCACTTCTACACCGAAAATAGCAACAAGCCTCATCATTTTGGCATCGTCAATCCAGTAAGCTTTTCCCCTCACCCAAAAAATCCAATCATAGCGAAGGTTTTTAGGGAAATAGGCCTCGCAGATGAGCTAGGCTCTGGCGTACGGAAACTGTTTCAGTATAGTGCAACATTCTGCGGCAATAATCCTCAATTAGAAGAAGGGGATATTTTTAGGTTTCAATTATCTCTCACTGAGCAAGTTACCGGACAAGCTAGCGGACAAGTTACCGGACAAGCTACCGGACAAGTTACCGGACAAGCTTCAAACAGTTCCGTAGCAACAATCCTGCAGTACTGTCGACAAGCACGAAAGGCAAGCGAAATCCAAGCACTCCTAGGTCTAAAACACAGAGAAACTTTCCAAGACAATCACCTAAAGCCAATCTTAAATCAACAGCTGCTAAGCCTTACTATACCCGAAAAACCAAGAAGCCCAGCACAACAATATAAAATTACAGCTGAAGGCAAAGCATGGCTAGAGAAAACAAATCATTTGGGGTTACTCGAGGAATAG